One Capsicum annuum cultivar UCD-10X-F1 chromosome 2, UCD10Xv1.1, whole genome shotgun sequence genomic window carries:
- the LOC107860250 gene encoding peptidyl-tRNA hydrolase, mitochondrial isoform X1, with the protein MNVMLRRICRRNCCTYSPQPWLFVGLGNPGDKYRGTRHNIGFEMLDAFANSQGIHMETVHCKAMFGKGFVNGIPVFLAKPLTYMNLSGESIGPLAAYYKLPLNRVVVFHDDMDLPCGVLRLHPKGGHNRHNGSLFYRLKNVIYHFRRNGEFPRLRIGIGRPPGQMDPKAFMLQKFNSTARERIDAALLEGAHALEQVLSKGFSESSHCFNTIQKYKHIRLQTLPT; encoded by the exons ATGAATGTGATGCTTAGAAGGATTTGTAGGCGCAACTGCTGCACGTATTCTCCTCAGCCGTGGCTCTTTGTTGGATTGGGAAATCCTGGGGATAAATACAGGGGAACGAGACACAAT ATTGGTTTTGAAATGCTTGATGCATTCGCAAATTCGCAAGGGATTCATATGGAGACTGTACATTGTAAAGCTATGTTTGGAAAAG GTTTCGTCAATGGCATTCCGGTTTTCCTTGCAAAGCCGCTAACTTACATGAATTTGAGTGGTGAATCT ATTGGCCCACTTGCAGCATATTACAAGCTCCCTCTCAATCGTGTGGTTGTG TTTCATGATGACATGGATTTACCATGTGGAGTTCTTCGTCTTCACCCCAAGGGAGGTCATAACAGACATAACGG TTCTCTTTTTTACAGGTTGAAGAATGTGATTTATCATTTTCGTAGAAATGGAGAGTTTCCTCGGTTAAGGATAG GTATTGGAAGACCTCCTGGTCAGATGGATCCCAAAGCATTCATGCTTCAAAAGTTTAATTCGACTGCAAGAGAACGA ATTGATGCAGCATTACTGGAAGGAGCACATGCATTGGAGCAAGTCTTATCCAAAGGCTTCTCCGAAAGCTCTCACTGCTTCAATACAATTCAGAAGTACAAGCACATAAGATTGCAGACATTGCCAACATGA
- the LOC107860250 gene encoding peptidyl-tRNA hydrolase, mitochondrial isoform X2 has translation MNVMLRRICRRNCCTYSPQPWLFVGLGNPGDKYRGTRHNIGFEMLDAFANSQGIHMETVHCKAMFGKGFVNGIPVFLAKPLTYMNLSGESIGPLAAYYKLPLNRVVVFHDDMDLPCGVLRLHPKGGHNRHNGLKNVIYHFRRNGEFPRLRIGIGRPPGQMDPKAFMLQKFNSTARERIDAALLEGAHALEQVLSKGFSESSHCFNTIQKYKHIRLQTLPT, from the exons ATGAATGTGATGCTTAGAAGGATTTGTAGGCGCAACTGCTGCACGTATTCTCCTCAGCCGTGGCTCTTTGTTGGATTGGGAAATCCTGGGGATAAATACAGGGGAACGAGACACAAT ATTGGTTTTGAAATGCTTGATGCATTCGCAAATTCGCAAGGGATTCATATGGAGACTGTACATTGTAAAGCTATGTTTGGAAAAG GTTTCGTCAATGGCATTCCGGTTTTCCTTGCAAAGCCGCTAACTTACATGAATTTGAGTGGTGAATCT ATTGGCCCACTTGCAGCATATTACAAGCTCCCTCTCAATCGTGTGGTTGTG TTTCATGATGACATGGATTTACCATGTGGAGTTCTTCGTCTTCACCCCAAGGGAGGTCATAACAGACATAACGG GTTGAAGAATGTGATTTATCATTTTCGTAGAAATGGAGAGTTTCCTCGGTTAAGGATAG GTATTGGAAGACCTCCTGGTCAGATGGATCCCAAAGCATTCATGCTTCAAAAGTTTAATTCGACTGCAAGAGAACGA ATTGATGCAGCATTACTGGAAGGAGCACATGCATTGGAGCAAGTCTTATCCAAAGGCTTCTCCGAAAGCTCTCACTGCTTCAATACAATTCAGAAGTACAAGCACATAAGATTGCAGACATTGCCAACATGA